From the genome of Papaver somniferum cultivar HN1 chromosome 2, ASM357369v1, whole genome shotgun sequence, one region includes:
- the LOC113353098 gene encoding uncharacterized protein LOC113353098: MESSTTILCLLVVLNFMFQHSISETILVDGATEWKNPSVHIGDSLVFKHKNQYKLYIFQNKNAFDICNFSQAILLTEPNSDSYMWNPSRPGFFYFAFNNGSLKSCEESEKFPIRVYPKPPQNGDLLAPKISPLPPPSPTSGGIVSSSPAHHWHFLSPQPSSLAPSPNSANAPVTIPSEFPGKGGSMPFINSNPAIPLPTGETDATVIRPLPASHGHGRQLVVGLIGIQVPILMSCVMWLMLY, translated from the exons ATGGAAAGCTCTACAACCATACTGTGTTTACTAGTTGTTTTGAATTTCATGTTTCAGCACTCTATTTCAGAAACTATACTTGTTGATGGAGCTACAGAATGGAAAAATCCTAGTGTTCATATTGGAGATTCTCTTG TATTCAAACACAAAAATCAGTACAAGCTCTACATTTTCCAGAACAAAAATGCTTTTGATATCTGCAACTTCTCTCAAGCTATTCTTCTCACAGAACCCAACTCTGATTCTTACATG TGGAATCCATCACGCCCAGGTTTCTTCTACTTCGCATTCAACAATGGGTCTCTAAAAAGCTGTGAAGAAAGTGAGAAATTCCCAATAAGGGTATATCCAAAACCACCACAAAATGGAGATTTACTTGCACCAAAAATctcaccattaccaccaccatcaccaacatCCGGTGGGATAGTTTCGTCTTCACCAGCTCATCACTGGCATTTTCTTTCTCCACAGCCAAGTTCGCTGGCTCCATCCCCAAATTCGGCAAATGCTCCGGTAACAATCCCGTCGGAGTTCCCCGGCAAAGGTGGTAGTATGCCATTTATTAATAGTAATCCGGCCATTCCTTTACCTACTGGTGAGACTGATGCTACTGTTATACGGCCATTGCCAGCATCTCATGGTCATGGCAGACAG CTGGTGGTGGGGTTGATTGGAATTCAAGTTCCTATTCTCATGAGTTGTGTGATGTGGTTAATGCTATACTGA